A DNA window from Brassica napus cultivar Da-Ae chromosome C1, Da-Ae, whole genome shotgun sequence contains the following coding sequences:
- the LOC125579894 gene encoding uncharacterized protein LOC125579894, translated as MAVYYLDKDAAEWWESRDRQVGHLITSWAAFKKSLNAKLENRLAVGNYESLSELVEKAVNVEIGLEAEKAASKKSKQNQDGKYGGNQRSFKGKDKEKESGGPSRRYLFTGKCFNCGKIGHKSSECFGKKPGSFQSNSYNPTCYTCGKKGHISTQCSVNRPIPATPITVHPPPAPPAIAPAPKMQAIGGRVYALELDDPKPPGPSTGPITGTLHVAGRPTHVLFDSGATHSFVTPEVAAEFVGSFVIDRMNVAYEVILGMDSLSGYQAQLDCGKGRILFEENGQRQIVFYGISPSKSVSLVAALRVEDLLKDGEAYLVTVTASEGPASNGIEITDIAVVQEFEDVFTTLQELPLPRSNTFTINLEPRAKPIQRLLTAWHPQS; from the exons ATGGCAGTGTATTACTTAGACAAAGACGCGGCAGAATGGTGGGAGAGTAGGGATCGCCAAGTGGGACATCTGATCACCAGTTGGGCGGCATTTAAAAAGAGTTTGAACGCAA AGTTAGAAAATAGACTGGCAGTCGGGAACTACGAGAGTCTCAGCGAGCTAGTGGAAAAGGCTGTGAATGTGGAGATCGGATTGGAAGCTGAGAAGGCGGCAAGTAAGAAATCCAAGCAGAATCAAGATGGAAAGTATGGTGGAAACCAAAGATCATTTAAGGGTAAAGATAAGGAAAAGGAATCGGGAGGGCCAAGTCGACGATATTTGTTCACAGGAAAATGCTTTAACTGTGGCAAGATAGGACATAAGTCAAGTGAATGCTTCGGGAAGAAACCTGGATCCTTTCAGTCAAACTCTTACAATCCTACATGCTACACGTGTGGAAAGAAAGGGCACATCTCTACCCAGTGCAGCGTCAACCGTCCTATCCCAGCTACGCCAATCACTGTCCATCCTCCTCCAGCTCCACCTGCAATCGCACCAGCGCCAAAAATGCAAGCTATAGGAGGTAGAGTTTACGCTTTAGAACTAGATGATCCTAAACCTCCAGGCCCATCTACGGGTCCCATCACAG GAACTTTACATGTTGCGGGGCGTCCCACACATGTACTGTTCGACTCCggggcaacacatagttttgtgacccCTGAGGTAGCTGCCGAGTTTGTGGGTTCATTTGTGATTGACAGGATGAATGTGGCT TATGAGGTTATTCTGGGCATGGATTCGTTATCAGGCTATCAGGCTCAATTAGATTGTGGAAAAGGTCGTATTTTGTTCGAGGAGAACGGGCAACGGCAAATAGTATTCTATGGGATCAGTCCAAGCAAGTCTGTGTCTTTAGTAGCTGCCTTGAGAGTGGAAGATTTGCTTAAGGATGGAGAAGCGTATCTGGTAACAGTAACTGCTAGTGAAGGACCTGCTAGCAATGGAATTGAAATTACGGATATTGCGGTCGTACAAGAGTTTGAGGATGTGTTTACGACGTTACAAGAGTTACCTCTACCTCGGAGTAACACTTTCACAATTAACTTGGAACCTAGAGCTAAGCCGATACAAAGGCTCCTTACCGCATGGCACCCGCAGAGTTAG